From the bacterium genome, the window GGAGAGGGCGAGCATCCGGTTCAGGTTGTCGGTGGTAAGGGATGGTTTCTGTTTGACGGCGGTGGCCAGGTGAGTGATGGACATTGGATCCTCCTTATATAAAGGGGGAGCCACCCCTGAGCACTAGCAAGTGTAATACGAAGGGAGGAACACATCTATTCGAACTGACTGCCGACTATTCACAATTGACCTGCCGGTGAATGCCCCCTTCATTGACTTCCCCATTCCACTTTCTTATACTTCATACACAACCTTCAACCAGACCAAGAGACTATGAAAACGTTTCTTCTCACCCTCTTTCTCCTCGGAGTTGCCGCGATGGTGCATGCCGATCAACCGACACCGCTCCCCGATTTTGATTCGCTCTGGAATTTCAACAAACCGGCGGAGACCGAAACCGCTTTCCGGGCGATTCTCGCCACCCCCGAAGCTACCAGCGACAAAGCGTATAGCGCGGAACTGATGACCCAGATCGCACGAACACTGGGCCTTCAACAGAAATTCACCGAAGCCCATGCGCTGCTTGATACCGTGAAAGCACTCCTCCCCGAGGCTGGCCCGCGCGCCTATCTTCGCTATCTGCTCGAGCGGGGGAGAGTCTTTAATTCATCGAAACAGACTGAAAGTGCGCTCCCTCTCTTTGTCGAGGCCTGGAATAAGGGAGAGGCCGGAGGATTCGATAATCTGGCGGTCGATGCTGCGCACATGTGTGCGATCGCCGCGCCCCCTGACCAGAAGCTTGCCTGGAATCTCAAAGCGATCGCCCTGGCGGAAAAGTCTGAGGATCCCAAAGCCCGCAAATGGCTCGGCTCACTCTACAACAATATCGGGTGGGACTATTTCGAACAGAAGCAGTATGACCTCGCTCTCGATATGTTCACCAAAGCGGTCGCGTTTCGCGACCTGATGAACCAGCCGACCCAGCTCCGCATCGCCAAATGGTCTGTGGCCAAAACCTACCGCATGCTCGGTAAAATCGAAACCGCGCTGGAGATGCAGCGGCAACTCGAGATCGAATGGCAGGAATCCGGCGAGGATCAGGATGGCTACGTGTTCGAAGAGATCGCCGAGTGTCTGCTTGCGCTGGAGCGCACTGAGGATGCCATCCCGTATTTCGCCAAAGCCTACGAACTTCTCTCCAAAGATGAGTGGTTGGTGCGGGATGAACTCCCACGCCTTGAGCGGATGAAAGAGCTGGGGAGAGTGAAGTAGGGGGGATAGGGGGCGTCAGGTCACACTTCGAAGCAACTCTCACCTATCGCTCATTGATGGTTAATGGTAGCCAGTGGGCTTCGAAGCAGGACCTGACGCAACGTTTTGAACGTCCCGGCTCTCATTCATACCCACTAGTTGTTCCGTCAGGTCTTATCGCTCTCCGAACTTCTCAACGCCAGCTCTGTCTTCACTGGGAAGGCGAGACCTCTGTTGTTCCGTCAGGTCCTAGCGCTCTCCTTACTTCTCAAGGCAGACTGCGTTCTCATAGAGAGCGCGAGACCTGACGGCCCCAATCACCCCCCTTTCCGGACAAACTCAGTTCTGGATACCCCCTTCCACCAGAAAAGAACCCGATATTCTTGTTGGCGAATCTCCCAAAATAGGCGTATATATCCGGTATGGGAGACGCAGTCAAACAGCTCGAAATCGAGATCAAGCTTAAGCTTGAATCGTTCACCGATTACCTCAAACTGATCGGCTACCTTGGACAGATCGAGTCCGAGGATCACCATATCAACGCCTTTTTCGACACCGAGGACCGCCAGCTCGCCCGCGCCGGATGGGCGCTCCGCGTCCGCGCCGAAAACAAACGCGGCCTGGTCACGATCAAGTCGATCCCAACGACCGAGGGAGCCGCGGTGGTTCGCCAGGAGATCGAGGCCGAGATCCCCCGCGGTGTTGCCTACGAGGTCATCGGCCTGCGCGAAAACCTGCTCGATATCCAGATCATGCCGATCGATTATCTCAAGCAGCAATTCCCCAATATGACCCTGGCGAAACTGATCCAGTTCGAAAATGTCCGCCAGAAAAAGCTCTTCCGCATCGGCGGCGACAACTACCTGCTCGAGGTCGACAAAACCATGTACACCGATGGTTCGGTTGATTACGAGCTCGAGGTTGAACTGCACGATATGGAGCGGATCGAGACGGTGGAGGACCACCTGCGCAAACTGTTTGCTTCGCTGGCGATCCCGTTTGAACATCAGACCGAATCCAAATTCGCCCGCGCCCTCAAACGCGCCAAGATCTACTAAGTAAAGCACGACTCCGATTTAACGGCACAACCCCATGGTTCTGCCGTTTTTGTTTGTGCCTCCCCAATGTTGCATCAATCAGTCCTTCGCACTGGCGAAGAAGTGCAGACGAGGACTCTGGCATGAGCGCGAGACCTGACGGCTCTTCTTACCCCCTCACACATCTCTCACCGACTTCAACGCCCGCAATCTCCTGAAAATATCCGTGTACTCCCGCACCACCTGACGTTCCGCTTCCGACAGCGACTCGAGCAAAGGAATGCCAAGACGCATCACTGTCCGGATGATATCCGAATTCGTCCGATCCAGATCGATCGCCAACTGATCCAAACGACTTTTCGTCTCATACGTGATCCGAACCACCAGCACATGTTCGTGTTGATGCTCCGTTCTTGGTGATGCTATATTCTGCGTCTGATCGACGTTGTCCGGCTCGCTGATAATCTGTTTCCCGGCCTGCATGGTTTTGTTCTCCCTCAGTGATAACGTTGATGTGATTTGACCGTCTGGCAGCTCTTGATACTGATCCCGAATTCCGCTCGCAATTTGCGGAGCAGGATACGCCACGGGCGTTTCGGATCGCGCGTGGCGATCAGATGATCGATCTCAGACCGTCGCGTCGACAGGCAGATGAGACATTGCTCGCGTGGCAAACTATTGATCCCGAACCGCTCTTCGACATACGCCCCAAGCAGCTTGATCAGTCGTTTCATGGCGCTTCGATGAACCGTCTCCATCCGCGCGGGCGTAAGCTGCATTGAGTCGGCAATGGCGGACAGATCTTCAAACCGAAGGTAGTACCGTTCGACCAACAGCCGTTCGGCCGGCTCAAGTTTCTCGATCGCCGCGCGAACATGAGCGCTGATCGATTCCGCGCTGTCAGGCTCTGTCGAATCTCCGTCCTGTCTGTCGGACAGCGCCCCGGCACTGTCGGTCGCCCAGTTACGATACGTGATGCGGTGTTTCGCCATACTTCTCCTCCTGGCCGGGCTGCAATCGGCTTCCTAATTCGGTCCGGTCGCCCGACCTGTTGTTTTGGGCAAACAAGTCGGAGCGGGGGCGCCAGACAAGGACATGACTGTCACAAAGATATTGGGGGATAAGGGGATAGCAGTATCACGTGATTCACTTCCGGCGATTCCCGGCGCGAAAACTTCCTGACTGCATGCTTTTTGCGTATACTCGAAGAGAATGATAGGGGCTGAATAACTTGAGCGGCAGAGACGTCCCCGTCTTAATTGAGCGGCAGACGTCCTCGTCTGCCCTTCTTCAGCGGAACGGGCAGAGCAGGAGCTCTGCCGCGCAAATGCAGTAACAAAACCCCGTAGCGCACCATTCATGGTGCGGTTGAGAGGCCGATTGGAACAGCAGCCATATTCTCGCGAAACGATCTACCCGCATCCCGGCGACACCCGCGAATTGTCGATCGACCGCTTCCGCTCAGACAGCGGCAACGACAATTTCCGCACCGTCTTCATGACCTGGGTATCGCTCTCCATTCTGGTGATCCTCTATCCCGGCATATCGCTGGCGGGGATCGGCGAGGATCCCACTATCCTGCTCAAATCGCTCGATTCGTTTATGCTGATGCTCCTCCTGGTCACGACCATCATTTTCCAGTGGGCGATCTTTTCGGTCAATTACCTTTCGGTCCGCACCGAAGGTACCGGGCTTGCGGGTATCGGCTTTACCAAATTCCGCGGGATCTATATTGCGTGGGGAGTTGCGTTTCTGCTGGCGGCAAACCTCTTGTTGGCGGGAGTCGCCTGGGTGTTGGGGCAGATCGGTATGCCGCTCTCCGGCGATGTTATCATGCTGGTCCCGACCGACCCGATAGGCAAAGTTGTCTGGGTGATGGTTTCGATCACGGCCGGTGTCTGCGAAGAGACCGCGTTTCGCGGCTACCTGATGACGCGCCTTCGCCTGGTCGGACGCATGAACTCATGGGTGATCCCGACGATCATTTCGGCGGTCGCGTTCGGCGCCTGTCACGCCTATCAGGGGATGCCCGGCTTTATCGCCATCACAATTTACGGAGCACTTTTTTCGATACTGTATATCCGGACCGGTTCTATCTGGCCGGGGATAATCGCGCACTCACTGCAGGATCTCGGCGCCCTCATCTGGCCACTGACGATTCTGTCATCAGATAATCGTCTGCCTCAATGTATGCGAGGAGGCGGGCAACCTTTACCTGTCATCCCAAGCCTTGCCCGGCAGTGCCCTGACACTTTGCGCGGCCGACGTCCGCGTCTGCCCGTTCACGTCAAGGCGTGGCGCTCCCCATCGCCTACGAGCGACATTTCTTAGATCAAGTTGAAAGCCTACCTCACCAGCACCATTTTCTTCGTCGAACTGAATTTCCCCGCTTCAAGACGATAGAAGTAGATTCCAGTACTGACTCCGTTACCGTTCGCGTCGCGGCCATCCCACGTCACCCGATGTTCCCCCGCCGACAGCATCCCATCAACCAGTCGCGTCACTTCCTGTCCCAACAGATTGTACACTGTCAATCGAACCGATGCGCGACTCGGCAACGTGAACGATATCTCAGTCGAGGGATTAAACGGATTCGGATAATTCTGCTTCAGCGCAAATTCCGATGGCAACCGCGGATCATCATCCTCGACATCGGTCGGCAGATAGAGATAAACATTCCCCCAGATCGCCGCGCCGGTCGCGCGCGGATCAACCCAGGTTGCCCAGAGCCGTCCATGCGAGGCCGCCATCGATGGCGCGCTCATATACTCCGGCGTCGTCACCGAAAACGGCAGACTGGCGGCCAGCGGCGCATACAGATTACTGTAAATTCGATATCGTAGTTGACTGCTCCCACTGCGGCGGTCGAGCCATCCGGTCGTAACATACCCCTGTTCATCGAAATCAACCGTCGGCTGACTTGGATTCGCGGCAATATTATCCGAAACCAATGTTGCTACCTGAAGTATCGCGCTCGCGCGGCTGATGATTGTCAGGTAAAGCTCCTTGGTTGCCAGTCCCGAAGTAGTCCAGAGCAATCCGATAGCGCCGGAGTCGTTGATTGCCGCCGCCATCTCATCGATATTCGCACCACCCACAGTCGATGTATAGCCAAATGTCCCACCGGCGGTTTTGTCGGCATTGTACCATGCACCACGAACGCGCGGCGTCGTGCGGCCATTGTCGAGCCAGCAAACATAAAACCGATTCTGTGCATCCCGCCCGACATGCAGTTTGACTATCTGACTATCCGATGCCGATGTTGATATCAAAAACTCCGCGCCATCGATCTGTCCAGTGGAAGTCAGCCATCGGCCATAGACCTGCGGCGATGAACCGCGGCTATCAATCCAGGCAACCAGGCCGCGACCGTTTTTCGCCAGTGCGGCGCGCGGCATCGTTTTTCCATCGCCGAGAGTTGAGTCAGATATCGTGAACTCATCCGATTTTGGGATACCATAGTCAGACAGATATCGCGCGAACACCCGCTGCCCCGGCACACCTGAGATCGCGCGCCCATCCACCCAAACAGCGATATTCACCGTGTCGCCATCCGCCGCGGAGGGTTCCGACTGGAGATTTGCGCCGGAGTCACCATTCAATTTGCGATTTGGTCCGACCGGAGTCGCAGTATGCGCGACCAGTTGCGCGAAAATATCGCCGCCATCGTTCCGTCGATCCGCAAAAACCACCAGATCGTACCAATCGGTGACCGAAACCACCGAGGGTGAACTTGCCGGCGCTCCTTGCGTATCGTCATTCAGCGTGCGCGGCGAAACCATCAACTGCCCACCGAGAGAATCAAACTGATGAAAAAAGATATCTGCATCATCGGCGCTGAATTCGGTCCAGCCTATCCCAAAACGATTCGCCGAGAAGAACTCCACCGCGGGAGACCAACGCTGTCCAACCGATGGGCTATACAGATCGAGAATCCCGGTCAACGGAAGCAGACTGGTGGAGTACCGTCGCGCGACAATCGCGATCTCAGCACCATAACTTCCCCATCCGGCCAGCAGTTGACCATTCGGCGTGACTGTCAGATCAAGATCCCAGGCGGCGATAGCACCATCCCCCGCCGAAGCCATCACATTGCTCCCAGTCAAACCGGTAGTCGGGTTGAATGTCTGAAGGTAAACTTCCTGACCATCGCGAAGGTCGATCCACCCGATCGTGTAATGTCCGGTGGCCGAATATCCGATCTGCGGAGTAAATTGCAGCGAATCAGCCGCGGAAGGTGGGACGATCGTAAACTCAGCGGCAACAGCGGTTCCTGCGCCGGTATATTGTCGCACATACAGATCAGCATCGACCGACCGGTAATCTTCCCACGCGATCAGGTAGCCGGAATTCGGCTGGACCGCAACCTCAGGCGCCCAATGCGCATTGCTGGCAGCGTCAGAATTGACAATCGTTGGCGAGATAACCGAAACACCAGTATTCGAGTATATCCGCATCTGAATTGTGTTACCGCTGATATCGTAATTCTCCCAGACGACCACGAGTCGGCCATCGGGGTAGATATCAACATCATACAGTCCGGCGAATGCACCATTGGTCGTATCGTTGACCAGAAACGGTGCCAGATCAACTGCCAGCGCGCTGGTGTAGCGCGCACCATAAAGCAATCCATTGGTGCGGTCGCGATAGAAAAGAAAAACGCGCCCCGATGTATCCACCGCTATTTTCGGATCAACTATCTCTGCGCCGACTGTCGACCCGATCATCATCTGATTCGCGCCGGAGAGCGAACCAAGAGAATCAACTAACTGCAGGAATATCTTTTTCGCCCCATCCCGTTCATCCTGCCAGACCGTCACCCACTGACCGTTTTTCATTTTGGCCACTGAGACAACATCCTGGGTAAAATGAGCAGGAGAGCCGATCTCGGAGATCCGAAGGTCAACGGCCGCAGGAGAGACGAGACTGGACTGTCCGATTGCGGTAAGGGTGGCGCGACTGTCCGGATTCGGGACAGTGACCTGTTCCTGATGTTGCCTCGCTCGTTCTGCCGAGGAAAGCGCGGCCTGTGTAACCGAGGGTATAACCAGAAAGAAGAGGATCAGATTTCTCAATAGAAACATTGACCACCACACCTTTTGCGCTTGGATAATTGTCGTAGGGCAATTGCCCCGCTCCGGGCTCCCCGAGGTTTGGCACCGAAGCCGTAACTTATTGTGAGGGCATCACATAATAGGCTCCAGAACCGAATCGAGCAAGCTAATAATAGTATCGGCATTGCGGGAGTAAGTTGCAGCGCAATTACTTGGACCCACCTAATTGAATGCCGCGCAAATCTTTGGCGCAACTTTGGCCCCGCCCAGTCGTACTCTAAGCTAAAGGATAACAGGCGGCTTGCATTGGCGGCCGCTGGGAAAGTCGATTTGAAACTATGTCGCTGACGGAAAATGTACCATCCTCCGGACTTGAGCACCCCTGGGATAGCGGGTCCGGTGATGGAAGAAAAGGATAGTCCAGGCATACTATGAGCATGCGTATTCAAAATCGAGTTGCAGGACAGGGAGTGATTCTGGTTCTCCTCTTCGCGCTGGTGACGCCGGTCGCGATCTGGGCACAACCCGCTCCACCGCCGACCCCTTCATTTGAGGAACGCGCGCGCAAGAAAACCACACTCGACCGCGAATCGAAAGAGGTCGCGGATGAATACGCCGATATCCTGGTTGAACTCAATTCGCTGATCGCCGACTATCGCGAATATCTCTCGGAATCAGATTCCAAAACGATCACCAAATATCTCGCCAAACTGGATAATCTCAATGACAATCTCGATCGTCGTCTGTATGTGAAAGATCGCGACCAGTTGGTGATCGATCTGACCGCGCATGTCGAGGATCTGGAGAAGATCGAGCAGTACATAGAAGAATCTGAGGAGATCTTCCCGATTCGCATTCTCAAACTGGTCAGCAGTTTGGGGCGTGATTTCTCCAACATCAATGATCTGTTGCAGGATGATCTGGTAGAGCGCCTGGCCGAGGTGCGAGCCAACCAGAGAGATCTCCAGGCCACGATCGACGAATTACTCGATGGAATGATGGGGGAAGAACGCGGCGGCCACCCCGTTATTGTCACTATCCCGAGAATCAATGAAAAGGCGATCCAGGAGATGCAGGAGCAGGCCGAGGCGATGGCGGATCAGGCGGCCAAACTGGCCGAAAAATCAGCCAAGGCGAAATCCAAATCCTCCGGCAAAACCAATGAGTCTCCGATCATTATCGATCTTTCGGATTTCGATGAAAGCGATTTTGTCTGGGCCGGCTCTGGTACCTCCAAAGAGATCGAGGATACCCTTCAGGTCACCAACCCGCGCCTGCCGATCAGGATCAATAATCAACTGGGCGCCGTGACTGTATCGGGCACGACCTCCAAACAGATCATTGCCAAACTGACCGCCGAGATCTCCGCCGACTCCCGTTCGCAGGAGAAAAAGCTCCTTTCCGAGATCGAATTGAAACTGGAATCCGTTCCCGGCGGCTATGCCATTACCGCCACCGCCCCCCGACAGGGAAGAATCAACAACGACTGCCGCATCATCAGCAATTCACTCGAAGTCTTTCTGCCGTCGAGCAACCCGGTCGTGGTGAACAGCTCCTTTGGCTCGGTGACAGTTGCCGACCTGAACAGCGGTGTAGAGATAGAGGCCAATTACGCGCCGGTCGAGGTTGATGGTGTCAAGGGAGGCGTGACAGTCTCCAACAATATGGGGCAGATCGAACTGATGAACTGCAGCGGGCCGATCCGGGTGAAAAACGGATACGCGCCGATCGTGCTCGAGGCATGTACCGGCCAGCTCAGTATTGAAAATTCCTATAGCGAAGTTGGCCTCGATGGTTGCTCCGGTGAAACGGTCGTGCGCAACTCGGGCGTCGTGAAAATCACCGACCATACCGGCAATGTGCGCATCAGCAACTCGTTCGGTCCGATCGATGTCGATGGTCTCGCCGGAAATCTGATCGCGGCTAACCAATTCCAGCCCCTCTCCGTTCGTGATATCAAGGGGACGGTCTCGGTCGAGAATGCCAACTCCAATATCGATCTCGCCAATATCAGCGGCCAACTGACCGCCACCAATAAATTCGGTTTGATCCAGGCCGAGGATCTGGCCGGTCCCGTCCATCTCAACAATCAGAACGGCAATATCTATCTTGAGATGGATGACCGCTTTAAGGGGAGCTCGTGGGTGCAGACCAGCTTTGGCAATGTTGAACTCATTATTTCCGAAAGATCGAATTTCTGGGTGAAGGCCAAAACCACCTTTGGCGAGATAGTCAGTGACATTCCATTCAAACTCGATGATTTCGGCACGGGCAAGTCAGGCTCCTTCAAACTTGGTCGGGCGAGCGATTCGCTCACGATCAACGGCCAAAACACCACCATTACCATCAGCGGCTCGAAATAACTCTTCTGATCGATACAATACCATAAAGAAACAGCCGGTCTTGCGACCGGCTGTTTTGATATCTGCCGTGAGGGGAGAGGTTAACTCAGGCGACCGGCTCTTTGGTCATCGTGGTCTCGAGCTTCTCAAGTTGCTTTTTCAGCTTGGCCTCGATATCCAGAATGTACGTTTCCGCGTGATAGACCGTCGTGTCGAAACTGGCCAGATTCTTGAGCTCTTCCATCACCGAACTGATCGTATTGACGCCGTTGGTGATGATCCCCATTGCCGATCGAAGTTGCCCGGTCTGGTCCTGGATCGTCCCTTTGTTGATCGCGTACTCGATCAACTGTGCCCGCCCGAGAATAGTGGCGGTCGCGTTATTCATGTAATGATTGAATGTCGCCGTGATCGTCTTGAGTGATTCCAGCGCCAGCTTTTTCATCTGGTCGCGGGCGATCTGCTGCTGCATCAGCCGATTTTCGCGAAGCAAGTTCTCAGTCGTGATATACTGCTCGAACAGCAGACGGTTGGCCTCGAACAGAAGTTCGTCGGTCGAGCCGATCTCGATTTCCAGGAATTTCGCCTCGGCTATCGTCCGGGTCGGCAACTGCTCTTCGATCCGGTTGAGCGCATCAGTCGTAAAGCCGAGCGAGGCCCGCACCGTATCTTTATTTTCATGCGCAAATGTCAGTTCTTTCGGACGTCCCTCGGCGATCGCAAATCGCGAGATCAAATTGGCAAGGTTGACCGCCTGGCTCAGGCCTATCTCGCTCCGGTTGGCAGAATCAGGCGGGAATACCAGGTGGTGCATCCCGACCGCTTCGCAGATCTTGACCGGAATATTCCACTGTTCCAGCAGGAATTTCCCGACTCGGGCATGGTTGGTCCCCCAGAGCTGCTCTTCCAGCTCGACCAGATTCTCACCCTGCTGAACCTGCTGCCAGATCTGACGGTACTTTTCGGGGAAAGAGTTTTCGAGTACCAGGATACCTATGTCATGCAACAGGCCGGCGACAAACGCTTCTTCGGATGGCTTTTTCCCGAGCGCCTCATAGATCATCCGGGAGCCGATCGCCACCTCCAACGAGTGACGCCAGAAGCGTGTCCGATTGATCTGCGTTTTCCAGTCTCCCACCAGCTTGTAGACCGAGGATGAGAGGGTCAGCGCAGTGACTGTCCGCATCCCGAGGGTGACCACCGCCTGGGTGACGGTAGAGATATTCCGGCCAGCGCCGTAATAGGGAGAATTGGCGATACGCAATACCTTGGCAGTCATCGCCGGGTCGCGCATCAATACTTTGGCCAGTTCCTGCGAAGAACTGTCCTCTTCGCGCGTCACCCGAAGGACCTCCGCAAGCGTCTGCGGGAGCGAGGTCAACTCCTTGTGGTCGCTCAGGATCTTGGCAAAAATGTCTGTTTGCATAGCCATAGGTCGGTACTGGATATATCGGCCATTTGGCCAACTAATTAAGTCTTCCTTCCACTGTGACGGGGGGATACGGGGAGATTTCCCAAAAGAAAGAGGGGCACCTGTGGTGCCCCTTCTTGAAACTGCCTAGTAGCAGACCGGCAAGGATTGGGTGAACCCCAATAAATAGGCTATGATCATAGAAAGGTCAGTCAGGTCAACCAGGCCGTTGCAGTTGACATCCCCCGGCGGATAGTTGATCGGGGGGCCGACCGCGAAGCTGACCGGAATATCCGCCTGTGGCGTGATCACCCCGAACATCGAAGTGGCATTCTGCACCTGCACGGCGCTGGTGTAGATCCCTTCAGGCAGGGTCAGAGCATCGGCGGTCACATGAACCGTAACCGGGGTGGTCAAACTCCCTGTCGGTAATCCAAGCAATTTCACCCATGGATCGACCGCTGAGAGATCAAAACTGATCGCCCCACCGCTCGAGCTGAACGTAACCGACAGCGTATCTCTGGACGGCTTTCCGGCGGCAGAGCTGAATGCCAGACTGGTCACCGAAACTTCCAGGGTATCCGGCGGGAACTGATACTCGTAGTAGACGATCGTCGGTACTACCAGATCGCCACCGCGGGAAATACAGATCCGTCGAAACTCATCGATCTGATTTTCAACGAGCATCAAATCGGCGCCGGTTGAGCCAGGGGTCACCCGACCAAATTCGATCCAGAATAGATCCTGCGCTCCCGCGAGAATGTCATTCTCAGTATATTTTGCGAATCCCGCGTTCGGGAGGGTCCGATCTGAATTCCAATAATGAATGACGCCAAAACCCTGATTTGCTTTGTAGAAGTTACCGGAAATATATCTGAACCCGCCGTTACTACCTGGCATCATCCCAAGAAAAACGCAATAACCGGCTGCCCCGGGCAGCAAATTCCCCTTTATGGCCATTCTA encodes:
- a CDS encoding CPBP family intramembrane metalloprotease — translated: MVRLRGRLEQQPYSRETIYPHPGDTRELSIDRFRSDSGNDNFRTVFMTWVSLSILVILYPGISLAGIGEDPTILLKSLDSFMLMLLLVTTIIFQWAIFSVNYLSVRTEGTGLAGIGFTKFRGIYIAWGVAFLLAANLLLAGVAWVLGQIGMPLSGDVIMLVPTDPIGKVVWVMVSITAGVCEETAFRGYLMTRLRLVGRMNSWVIPTIISAVAFGACHAYQGMPGFIAITIYGALFSILYIRTGSIWPGIIAHSLQDLGALIWPLTILSSDNRLPQCMRGGGQPLPVIPSLARQCPDTLRGRRPRLPVHVKAWRSPSPTSDIS
- a CDS encoding HDOD domain-containing protein; amino-acid sequence: MAMQTDIFAKILSDHKELTSLPQTLAEVLRVTREEDSSSQELAKVLMRDPAMTAKVLRIANSPYYGAGRNISTVTQAVVTLGMRTVTALTLSSSVYKLVGDWKTQINRTRFWRHSLEVAIGSRMIYEALGKKPSEEAFVAGLLHDIGILVLENSFPEKYRQIWQQVQQGENLVELEEQLWGTNHARVGKFLLEQWNIPVKICEAVGMHHLVFPPDSANRSEIGLSQAVNLANLISRFAIAEGRPKELTFAHENKDTVRASLGFTTDALNRIEEQLPTRTIAEAKFLEIEIGSTDELLFEANRLLFEQYITTENLLRENRLMQQQIARDQMKKLALESLKTITATFNHYMNNATATILGRAQLIEYAINKGTIQDQTGQLRSAMGIITNGVNTISSVMEELKNLASFDTTVYHAETYILDIEAKLKKQLEKLETTMTKEPVA
- a CDS encoding T9SS type A sorting domain-containing protein; the encoded protein is MFLLRNLILFFLVIPSVTQAALSSAERARQHQEQVTVPNPDSRATLTAIGQSSLVSPAAVDLRISEIGSPAHFTQDVVSVAKMKNGQWVTVWQDERDGAKKIFLQLVDSLGSLSGANQMMIGSTVGAEIVDPKIAVDTSGRVFLFYRDRTNGLLYGARYTSALAVDLAPFLVNDTTNGAFAGLYDVDIYPDGRLVVVWENYDISGNTIQMRIYSNTGVSVISPTIVNSDAASNAHWAPEVAVQPNSGYLIAWEDYRSVDADLYVRQYTGAGTAVAAEFTIVPPSAADSLQFTPQIGYSATGHYTIGWIDLRDGQEVYLQTFNPTTGLTGSNVMASAGDGAIAAWDLDLTVTPNGQLLAGWGSYGAEIAIVARRYSTSLLPLTGILDLYSPSVGQRWSPAVEFFSANRFGIGWTEFSADDADIFFHQFDSLGGQLMVSPRTLNDDTQGAPASSPSVVSVTDWYDLVVFADRRNDGGDIFAQLVAHTATPVGPNRKLNGDSGANLQSEPSAADGDTVNIAVWVDGRAISGVPGQRVFARYLSDYGIPKSDEFTISDSTLGDGKTMPRAALAKNGRGLVAWIDSRGSSPQVYGRWLTSTGQIDGAEFLISTSASDSQIVKLHVGRDAQNRFYVCWLDNGRTTPRVRGAWYNADKTAGGTFGYTSTVGGANIDEMAAAINDSGAIGLLWTTSGLATKELYLTIISRASAILQVATLVSDNIAANPSQPTVDFDEQGYVTTGWLDRRSGSSQLRYRIYSNLYAPLAASLPFSVTTPEYMSAPSMAASHGRLWATWVDPRATGAAIWGNVYLYLPTDVEDDDPRLPSEFALKQNYPNPFNPSTEISFTLPSRASVRLTVYNLLGQEVTRLVDGMLSAGEHRVTWDGRDANGNGVSTGIYFYRLEAGKFSSTKKMVLVR
- a CDS encoding CYTH domain-containing protein, with translation MGDAVKQLEIEIKLKLESFTDYLKLIGYLGQIESEDHHINAFFDTEDRQLARAGWALRVRAENKRGLVTIKSIPTTEGAAVVRQEIEAEIPRGVAYEVIGLRENLLDIQIMPIDYLKQQFPNMTLAKLIQFENVRQKKLFRIGGDNYLLEVDKTMYTDGSVDYELEVELHDMERIETVEDHLRKLFASLAIPFEHQTESKFARALKRAKIY